In Solidesulfovibrio fructosivorans JJ], a genomic segment contains:
- a CDS encoding class I SAM-dependent methyltransferase — MLAIVLWGTGGNARDFLASAVGGGFSVVGCVDNDPQRQGGRFEGLPVHAPTELPRLRFDYLVIASHAAGPIRTQALGLSVPSGKILSTAHVISLQLLAAGHPLAGQAVGLETTGWHHAFELLPGVRTLGAAPLRQALLDDAFLGDVAGRRMLVLGARDGAYAFDLERRGAAEVVAFDFPETRSHAFNFAVTMRDSKVTSMVGFPELLAADSMGKYDAVCLYEMQGLPRHPLELLGVATDRLRVGGTLYFESLAAEFLRDGDARAKETEGADNQATDGGWALSLPAERLGYAGEGLAHVPSMACLRAWIEDAGLSITALSRDASGDAVHGKAVKTRRTARRAVHAPGCRTSPSRRKLCLVYIAGAPRSGTTYLQRTLREAEGCGGIDDEQYLDLFASVLRDVERDPSNAALDAHFDVFFTTLQKYAVPRTAAARVTPAVFAQVGLCKNFRMLGADLLDRIVAASLAPDTRFYVANRPFPEPSYMDDLAFYCQESGLFRELRCILPVRHPLEVWASGCLKFPWWREERWPFSMVLGRWFAVYEAARERGGLFVDYNRLKENPQATIDALAARLGLPKLTALPFRASSVAQVELRLSRSQQVRIDRFLQTLPFIA; from the coding sequence ATGCTTGCAATCGTGCTCTGGGGGACCGGAGGCAACGCCCGGGACTTCCTCGCCTCCGCCGTGGGCGGAGGCTTCAGCGTCGTCGGCTGCGTGGACAACGACCCGCAACGCCAGGGCGGACGTTTCGAAGGCCTGCCCGTCCATGCGCCGACGGAGCTGCCCCGACTGCGCTTCGATTATCTGGTCATCGCCAGCCACGCGGCCGGGCCCATCCGAACGCAGGCCCTGGGGCTCTCCGTCCCCTCGGGAAAAATCCTGAGCACCGCCCATGTGATCTCCCTGCAACTGCTGGCGGCCGGTCATCCGCTGGCAGGCCAGGCCGTCGGCCTGGAAACGACCGGCTGGCACCACGCCTTCGAACTGTTGCCGGGCGTTCGCACATTAGGCGCGGCGCCCCTGCGCCAAGCGCTTTTGGACGACGCGTTCCTTGGCGACGTGGCGGGCCGGCGCATGCTGGTCCTCGGCGCGCGCGACGGGGCCTACGCCTTCGACCTGGAGCGACGCGGCGCGGCCGAGGTCGTGGCCTTCGATTTCCCCGAGACCCGCAGCCACGCCTTCAATTTCGCCGTGACCATGCGCGACTCCAAGGTAACGAGCATGGTCGGCTTCCCGGAACTGCTGGCAGCCGACAGCATGGGAAAATACGACGCGGTCTGCCTGTACGAGATGCAGGGCCTGCCCCGCCATCCCCTGGAGCTTCTGGGCGTGGCGACGGACAGGCTGCGCGTCGGGGGAACGCTCTATTTCGAGAGTCTGGCGGCGGAGTTCCTGCGGGACGGGGACGCGCGGGCAAAGGAAACGGAAGGCGCGGACAATCAGGCGACGGACGGCGGCTGGGCGCTGTCCCTCCCGGCCGAGCGGCTGGGCTACGCGGGCGAGGGCCTGGCCCATGTCCCGTCCATGGCTTGTCTGCGGGCCTGGATCGAAGATGCCGGGTTGTCGATAACGGCGCTCTCTCGCGACGCCTCGGGCGACGCGGTCCACGGCAAGGCCGTCAAGACGCGGCGCACCGCCCGGCGCGCGGTCCACGCGCCCGGATGCCGGACAAGTCCATCTCGGCGGAAGCTGTGCCTCGTGTACATCGCCGGCGCGCCGCGATCGGGCACCACCTATTTGCAGCGCACATTGCGCGAGGCCGAGGGCTGCGGCGGCATCGACGACGAACAGTACCTGGACCTTTTTGCCTCGGTGCTGCGCGACGTGGAGCGCGACCCCTCCAATGCCGCCCTGGACGCCCATTTCGACGTATTCTTCACCACGCTCCAAAAATACGCCGTGCCCCGCACGGCGGCCGCCCGGGTCACGCCCGCCGTCTTCGCCCAGGTGGGACTGTGCAAGAATTTCCGCATGCTGGGCGCGGACCTGCTCGACCGGATCGTCGCGGCCAGCCTTGCCCCGGACACCCGCTTCTACGTGGCCAACCGGCCCTTTCCCGAGCCATCCTACATGGACGATCTGGCGTTTTATTGTCAGGAATCAGGCCTGTTCCGGGAGCTGCGCTGCATCCTTCCCGTGCGCCACCCCCTGGAGGTCTGGGCCTCGGGTTGCTTGAAATTCCCCTGGTGGCGCGAGGAGCGCTGGCCGTTTTCCATGGTGCTCGGGCGCTGGTTCGCGGTTTACGAAGCGGCGCGGGAACGCGGCGGCCTTTTCGTCGACTACAACAGGCTCAAGGAAAATCCCCAGGCGACCATAGACGCGCTTGCCGCGCGGCTCGGGCTGCCGAAACTGACGGCCCTGCCCTTTCGCGCGTCGAGCGTCGCGCAAGTGGAACTGCGCCTCAGCCGCAGCCAGCAGGTAAGAATCGACCGCTTCCTCCAGACCCTGCCCTTTATCGCCTGA
- a CDS encoding MarR family winged helix-turn-helix transcriptional regulator — protein sequence MSQATQIIDALVRFAERSDVFRHGREDFYGDMHLTEIHCIHWIGSLDHANVTGISREMGMTRGAISKIAKKLVGKGLIESYREPTNNKEIYFRLTGAGRRMFDVHGKCHAVARRERLALLTAYDAGEQDAILRFLRDINCHIDRKMAEAQAAPVADTCDAAARARKVDNDAL from the coding sequence ATGAGCCAGGCGACGCAAATCATCGACGCCCTTGTCCGGTTCGCCGAACGGTCGGACGTCTTCCGGCACGGACGCGAGGATTTTTACGGCGACATGCACTTGACCGAGATCCATTGCATCCACTGGATCGGCAGTCTCGACCACGCCAACGTGACCGGGATTTCCCGGGAGATGGGCATGACCCGGGGGGCGATCAGCAAGATCGCGAAGAAGCTGGTCGGCAAGGGGCTCATTGAAAGTTACCGCGAGCCGACCAACAACAAGGAAATCTATTTCCGTCTGACCGGGGCCGGCCGCCGGATGTTCGACGTCCACGGGAAATGTCACGCCGTGGCCAGGCGGGAACGGCTGGCCCTGCTGACGGCCTACGACGCCGGGGAGCAGGACGCCATCCTGCGCTTTTTGCGCGACATCAACTGCCACATCGACCGCAAGATGGCCGAGGCCCAGGCCGCGCCCGTGGCGGACACATGCGACGCCGCGGCCCGCGCGCGAAAGGTGGATAACGATGCTCTATGA
- a CDS encoding sigma-54-dependent transcriptional regulator, translating into MPRGGPRREADREVATGEAQAERVGAKRTSPRYPVLLVDDEESWLRSFQSALRASGINNVVALSDSRQVLEMLGKRQFCAVAVDLMMPHVAGEELIPRILAEHPELPVLVISGLSEIKAAVNCIRLGAFDFIVKTESRNTLIAGIKHAIEIFELRRENSTLRQRLFQEELDSPELFADILTVDKTMRTVFHYVEAIAETAWPVLVTGESGSGKELIARAIHRVSRRQGKFVAVNMAGLDDNMVADTLFGHTRGAFTGAAQARAGLVETARDGTLFLDEIGDLSPQSQKKLLRLLQEEEYAPLGSDVSRKSTARIVAATHQDLTALQEAGTFRRDLYFRLRGHMVALPPLRERPGDLPLLIEHFVDEAAGEGGRSLRADVAGIAALLGGYAFPGNVRELRHLVLDAARLAEGATLGPEAFRAVLRFDPTVRLDAATPADGAVPADLLGFGPRLPNLKQARELLIEEALRRAGGNQSVAARLIGVTRQAVSKYRQSRQDGDASQDS; encoded by the coding sequence ATGCCGCGCGGCGGGCCTCGGCGGGAGGCGGACAGGGAAGTGGCGACGGGGGAGGCGCAAGCGGAGCGGGTCGGGGCCAAGCGGACCTCGCCCCGCTATCCGGTGCTCCTGGTCGACGACGAGGAATCGTGGCTGCGCAGCTTCCAAAGCGCGCTTCGCGCCTCGGGCATCAACAACGTCGTGGCGCTCTCCGACAGCCGGCAGGTGCTGGAGATGCTCGGGAAGCGCCAGTTTTGCGCCGTGGCTGTGGATCTCATGATGCCCCATGTCGCCGGCGAGGAGCTGATCCCCCGCATCCTGGCCGAGCACCCGGAACTGCCGGTGCTGGTCATCTCGGGGCTCAGCGAGATCAAGGCCGCGGTCAACTGCATCCGGCTCGGCGCCTTCGACTTCATCGTCAAGACCGAATCGCGCAATACGCTGATCGCCGGCATCAAGCACGCCATCGAAATCTTCGAGCTGCGCCGGGAAAACAGCACCCTGCGCCAGCGCCTTTTCCAGGAGGAGCTCGATAGCCCGGAGCTTTTCGCGGACATCCTCACCGTGGACAAGACCATGCGCACGGTCTTTCATTACGTGGAAGCCATCGCCGAGACGGCCTGGCCGGTGCTGGTGACCGGGGAAAGCGGCTCGGGCAAGGAGCTCATCGCCCGGGCCATCCACCGGGTCAGCCGCCGGCAGGGCAAATTCGTGGCCGTCAACATGGCCGGGCTCGACGACAACATGGTGGCGGACACGCTTTTTGGCCACACCCGGGGGGCCTTTACCGGAGCGGCCCAGGCCAGGGCCGGGCTGGTGGAGACGGCCCGGGACGGCACGCTCTTTCTGGACGAGATCGGCGACCTGAGCCCGCAGTCCCAGAAAAAGCTGTTGCGCCTGCTCCAAGAGGAAGAATACGCGCCCCTGGGTTCGGACGTCTCGCGCAAGTCCACGGCCCGCATCGTCGCCGCCACCCATCAGGACCTGACCGCGCTCCAGGAGGCGGGCACGTTTCGGCGCGACCTCTACTTCCGCCTGCGCGGCCATATGGTGGCCCTGCCGCCGCTGCGGGAACGCCCGGGCGATCTGCCGCTTCTCATCGAACATTTCGTCGACGAGGCGGCGGGCGAGGGCGGGCGAAGCCTCCGGGCCGACGTGGCCGGCATCGCCGCCCTGCTCGGCGGCTACGCCTTTCCGGGCAATGTCCGGGAACTGCGGCACCTCGTTCTCGACGCCGCCCGTCTGGCCGAGGGCGCAACCCTTGGGCCGGAGGCATTTCGGGCGGTGCTGCGCTTCGATCCAACGGTGCGCCTGGACGCGGCGACCCCGGCGGACGGGGCTGTCCCGGCGGATCTGCTGGGCTTCGGGCCGCGCCTGCCGAATCTCAAGCAGGCCCGGGAACTGCTCATCGAGGAAGCCCTGCGCCGCGCCGGCGGCAACCAGTCCGTCGCCGCCAGGCTCATCGGCGTCACCCGGCAAGCCGTCAGCAAGTACAGGCAATCGCGCCAGGATGGCGACGCGTCACAGGATTCGTAA